Proteins from a single region of Calypte anna isolate BGI_N300 chromosome 26, bCalAnn1_v1.p, whole genome shotgun sequence:
- the TMCC2 gene encoding transmembrane and coiled-coil domains protein 2 isoform X3, with protein sequence MVHVQLDKGDVTTLSLPTTSGHGDPEGTICLDVPDGTPDPQRTKAAIEHLHQKILKITEQIKIEQEARDDNVAEYLKLANNADKQQASRIKQVFEKKNQKSAQTIAQLHKKLEHYHKKLKEIEQNGPSRQPKDVFRDMHQGLKDVGANVRSSISGFGGGVVEGVKGGLSGLSQATHTAVVSKPREFASLIRNKFGSADNIAHLKDTLDDGHPEEASRALSGSATLVSSPKYGSDDECSSATSGSAGGSNSGAGPGGLGSPKSNTLDSHHYNFDTILEELREIKDSQSHLEDSMEDLKAQLQRDYTYMTQCLQEERYRYERLEEQLNDLTELHQNEMTNLKQELASMEEKVAYQSYERARDIQEAVESCLTRVTKLELQQQQQQVVQLEGVENANARALLGKFINVILALMAVLLVFVSTIANFITPLMKTRMRILSTALLILFLFLLWKHWDSITYFLEHVLLSS encoded by the exons ATGGTCCATGTCCAG CTGGACAAGGGGGATGTGACCACCCTCAGCCTGCCCACCACCTCAGGGCACGGTGACCCCGAGGGCACCATCTGCCTGGATGTCCCCGATGGCACCCCAGACCCCCAGAGGACAAAAGCTGCCATTGAGCACCTGCACCAGAAAATCCTCAAGATCACGGAGCAGATCAAGATCGAGCAGGAGGCTCGGGATGACAACGTGGCCGAGTACCTGAAGTTGGCCAACAACGCCGACAAGCAGCAAGCCTCCCGCATCAAACAGGTCTTTGAGAAGAAGAACCAGAAGTCAGCTCAGACCATCGCCCAGCTGCACAAAAAGCTGGAGCACTACCACAAAAAGCTGAAGGAGATCGAGCAGAACGGGCCCTCCCGCCAGCCCAAGGATGTCTTCAGGGACATGCACCAAGGGCTCAAGGACGTGGGTGCCAATGTCCGTTCCAGCATCAGTGGGTTTGGTGGAGGGGTGGTGGAGGGTGTCAAGGGAGGGCTCTCGGGTCTGTCCCAAGCCACCCACACTGCCGTGGTCTCCAAGCCCCGGGAATTCGCCAGCCTGATCCGGAATAAGTTCGGCAGCGCCGACAACATCGCCCACCTGAAGGACACCTTGGATGATGGGCACCCAGAGGAGGCTTCCAGGGCTCTGAGTGGCAGTGCCACCCTGGTGTCCAGCCCCAAGTATGGCAGTGATGATGAGTGCTCCAGTGCCACCTCGGGCTCTGCTGGTGGCAGCAACTCAGGGGCGGGACCCGGTGGCTTGGGGAGCCCCAAGTCCAACACGCTGGACAGCCACCACTATAACTTTGACACCATCCTGGAGGAGCTCCGGGAGATCAAGGACAGCCAGTCCCACCTGGAGGACTCCATGGAGGACTTGAAGGCCCAGCTGCAGAGGGATTACACCTACATGACGCAGTGCCTGCAAGAGGAGCGGTACAG ATACGAGCgcctggaggagcagctgaacGACCTCACTGAGCTGCACCAGAATGAAATGACCAACCTGAAGCAGGAGCTGGCCAGCATGGAGGAGAAGGTGGCTTACCAGTCCTATGAGAGGGCACGGGACATCCAG GAGGCGGTGGAGTCCTGCCTGACACGGGTGACCAAGCTGGagctgcaacagcagcagcagcaggtggtgCAGCTGGAAGGGGTGGAAAATGCCAACGCCCGGGCACTGCTGGGCAAGTTCATCAATGTCATCCTAGCCCTGATGGCCGTGCTGCTCGTCTTCGTCTCCACCATTGCCAACTTCATCACCCCCCTCATGAAGACCCGCATGCGCATCCTCAGCACTGCCCTGctcatcctcttcctcttcctcctctggaAGCACTGGGACTCCATCACCTACTTTCTGGAGCATGTCCTGCTCTCCAGCTGA
- the TMCC2 gene encoding transmembrane and coiled-coil domains protein 2 isoform X2 — translation MELDKGDVTTLSLPTTSGHGDPEGTICLDVPDGTPDPQRTKAAIEHLHQKILKITEQIKIEQEARDDNVAEYLKLANNADKQQASRIKQVFEKKNQKSAQTIAQLHKKLEHYHKKLKEIEQNGPSRQPKDVFRDMHQGLKDVGANVRSSISGFGGGVVEGVKGGLSGLSQATHTAVVSKPREFASLIRNKFGSADNIAHLKDTLDDGHPEEASRALSGSATLVSSPKYGSDDECSSATSGSAGGSNSGAGPGGLGSPKSNTLDSHHYNFDTILEELREIKDSQSHLEDSMEDLKAQLQRDYTYMTQCLQEERYRYERLEEQLNDLTELHQNEMTNLKQELASMEEKVAYQSYERARDIQEAVESCLTRVTKLELQQQQQQVVQLEGVENANARALLGKFINVILALMAVLLVFVSTIANFITPLMKTRMRILSTALLILFLFLLWKHWDSITYFLEHVLLSS, via the exons aTGGAG CTGGACAAGGGGGATGTGACCACCCTCAGCCTGCCCACCACCTCAGGGCACGGTGACCCCGAGGGCACCATCTGCCTGGATGTCCCCGATGGCACCCCAGACCCCCAGAGGACAAAAGCTGCCATTGAGCACCTGCACCAGAAAATCCTCAAGATCACGGAGCAGATCAAGATCGAGCAGGAGGCTCGGGATGACAACGTGGCCGAGTACCTGAAGTTGGCCAACAACGCCGACAAGCAGCAAGCCTCCCGCATCAAACAGGTCTTTGAGAAGAAGAACCAGAAGTCAGCTCAGACCATCGCCCAGCTGCACAAAAAGCTGGAGCACTACCACAAAAAGCTGAAGGAGATCGAGCAGAACGGGCCCTCCCGCCAGCCCAAGGATGTCTTCAGGGACATGCACCAAGGGCTCAAGGACGTGGGTGCCAATGTCCGTTCCAGCATCAGTGGGTTTGGTGGAGGGGTGGTGGAGGGTGTCAAGGGAGGGCTCTCGGGTCTGTCCCAAGCCACCCACACTGCCGTGGTCTCCAAGCCCCGGGAATTCGCCAGCCTGATCCGGAATAAGTTCGGCAGCGCCGACAACATCGCCCACCTGAAGGACACCTTGGATGATGGGCACCCAGAGGAGGCTTCCAGGGCTCTGAGTGGCAGTGCCACCCTGGTGTCCAGCCCCAAGTATGGCAGTGATGATGAGTGCTCCAGTGCCACCTCGGGCTCTGCTGGTGGCAGCAACTCAGGGGCGGGACCCGGTGGCTTGGGGAGCCCCAAGTCCAACACGCTGGACAGCCACCACTATAACTTTGACACCATCCTGGAGGAGCTCCGGGAGATCAAGGACAGCCAGTCCCACCTGGAGGACTCCATGGAGGACTTGAAGGCCCAGCTGCAGAGGGATTACACCTACATGACGCAGTGCCTGCAAGAGGAGCGGTACAG ATACGAGCgcctggaggagcagctgaacGACCTCACTGAGCTGCACCAGAATGAAATGACCAACCTGAAGCAGGAGCTGGCCAGCATGGAGGAGAAGGTGGCTTACCAGTCCTATGAGAGGGCACGGGACATCCAG GAGGCGGTGGAGTCCTGCCTGACACGGGTGACCAAGCTGGagctgcaacagcagcagcagcaggtggtgCAGCTGGAAGGGGTGGAAAATGCCAACGCCCGGGCACTGCTGGGCAAGTTCATCAATGTCATCCTAGCCCTGATGGCCGTGCTGCTCGTCTTCGTCTCCACCATTGCCAACTTCATCACCCCCCTCATGAAGACCCGCATGCGCATCCTCAGCACTGCCCTGctcatcctcttcctcttcctcctctggaAGCACTGGGACTCCATCACCTACTTTCTGGAGCATGTCCTGCTCTCCAGCTGA